The segment CCTTTTTTGCATCGACGCCCTGAGCGATGTCCTGGCTTTGCTGGGTGATCGCCTTGGTGATTATGACTTTGTCGGCGTGGAAAACATCGTCGTCGTTGACATAGCCGATCTCGCGGATGGCGTTGCGGACGATTTTTTCGAAATCGAGATTGGCGTTCGTGGTGATTTCTCCGGCGAGCACGACCATGTTGCTCTTCACGAGGGTCTCGCAGGCCACGCGGCTTTTTTTGTCCTGCCCGAGGCATGCGTCGAGGACGGCGTCGGAGATGGTGTCGCAAACTTTGTCGGGGTGGCCTTCGCCGACCGACTCGGAAGAAAAGATGTAGTCAGAAGTCATTGGAGTTGAGAGGTTGATCACACGCGGAATTGCCGGGCGTCGGCCTCGGTTTTTCCGCGTGACGCATCAACATATCATGATATTTTGATGCGTCCACCCGAAAAATGCAGGGAACCCTCAAAATTCTCAAGCTGCTTTCCGACCCTACGCGGTTGCGCATCTTGCGGCTGCTCGGGCGGGAGGAACTGACTGTCGCCGAGCTGCAGCAGATTCTGGGCATGGGTCAGTCCCGCACCAGCGCGCATCTGGCCCAGCTGAAGGTCGAGGGCTTGGTTTCCGACCGGCGCGCCGGGAAAAACATCTATTACACGCGCGGGGGCAAGGTGTCGGGAGCCGTTGCCGAGCTCGTCGAAAGCGGCGGCGAAGAATTGGCCGAGGGTGCGGCTGATGATGCCGCGGTGAAGCTGGTCCTTCGGAAGCGCCAGGACAAAGCGGGCGAGTATTTCAACCAGCTGGCCGGCAAGTTTGGTCGCACCTATGTGCCGGGGCGTTCTTGGCGGGCCTTGGCCCACGGGTTGTTGCGACTCCTGCCTCCGATGGTTATCGCCGACCTCGGGGCGGGCGAGGGAACGCTGTCGCAACTGCTCGCGCGCACGGCGAAAAAAGTGATCGCCATCGACAGTTCGCCGGCCATGGTGGAATTCGGATCAAAGCTTGCGGCCGACCACGGCTTGAAAAATCTCGAATATCGTCTCGGGGAAATAGAGGCCCCTCCTATCAAGGCGGGCGCGGTTGATCTGGCGCTCTTCAGTCAGGCCCTGCACCACGCGGCGAGTCCGGGCAAAGCCCTTTCGGCTGCACACAGGATTCTCAAGCCGGGCGGACGCCTGCTGGTCCTCGATCTGCTCAGTCACTCGTTCGAGCAGGCTCGGACCCTCTATGCCCATGTGTGGCTCGGGTTTTCCGAGGTCGAATTGATGCGCCTCATCGAGAAGGCGGGGTTCAAGGATGTGGAGGTTTCCGTGGTCAGTCGCGAAGCCCGCGCCCCGCATTTCCAGACCGTGTTGGCCACGGCGCGGAAGTAGAGGTTTCGCCCTTGGTTAATAACCTTGCGGCACGGTAGTGACGGATTCAGAGTCGCTACTCCCACATAATAAATCTTCTATGCCCGATTCCTTTCAAGTCACTTCGAATTCGTCAT is part of the Chthoniobacterales bacterium genome and harbors:
- a CDS encoding metalloregulator ArsR/SmtB family transcription factor; translation: MQGTLKILKLLSDPTRLRILRLLGREELTVAELQQILGMGQSRTSAHLAQLKVEGLVSDRRAGKNIYYTRGGKVSGAVAELVESGGEELAEGAADDAAVKLVLRKRQDKAGEYFNQLAGKFGRTYVPGRSWRALAHGLLRLLPPMVIADLGAGEGTLSQLLARTAKKVIAIDSSPAMVEFGSKLAADHGLKNLEYRLGEIEAPPIKAGAVDLALFSQALHHAASPGKALSAAHRILKPGGRLLVLDLLSHSFEQARTLYAHVWLGFSEVELMRLIEKAGFKDVEVSVVSREARAPHFQTVLATARK